In the genome of Candidatus Cloacimonadota bacterium, one region contains:
- the gyrB gene encoding DNA topoisomerase (ATP-hydrolyzing) subunit B, with protein MPENSYTASNIKVMKGLEAVRKRPSMYIGGTSERGLHHLVYEVVDNAIDEALAGYCDQIKVTITSQGEVEVDDNGRGIPVDEHKDEKISALQVVMTVLHAGGKFDSNTYKVSGGLHGVGVSVVVALSEYLEARVHTGGKLYYQRYERGQVMTEVKVLGETNRSGTVIKFKPDASIFETVEFSFDYLTTRLRELSYLNRGVRIILKDERTDRMHDFHFEGGIESFVEHLNQNKKPLGAKPIYARAEREGLELELALQYNEGYQENIFSYANNINTTEGGTHLSGFKSGLTRAVNTYIKNADLLKNEKVSPSGEDIREGLTTVISVKLSNPQFEGQTKTKLQNSEVDGFVNSVVYEKLMTYFEEHPAEAKTITLKSILAARSREAARKARELTRRKSVLESGSLPGKLADCTITDPSQTELFLVEGDSAGGSAKQGRDRSFQAILPLWGKMLNTEKARVDKVLNNDKIQPIILAIGAGIGQDFDVSKIRYGSIVIMADADVDGAHISTLLLTFFYRYMKPLIEHGHVYIAKPPLFLVRKGKQKRYVFSEEERDTAISELGDKGVVIQRYKGLGEMNPDQLWETTMDPENRIMISVKMDDAIEADRMFTVLMGDEVEPRREFIQANAKYVQNLDI; from the coding sequence ATTGCGACCAGATCAAAGTCACCATCACCTCCCAGGGTGAGGTCGAAGTTGACGACAACGGCCGCGGCATTCCGGTGGACGAACACAAGGACGAGAAGATCTCGGCCTTGCAGGTGGTGATGACCGTCCTGCACGCCGGGGGGAAATTCGACAGCAACACATACAAGGTTTCCGGCGGACTTCACGGCGTGGGCGTTTCCGTGGTGGTGGCCCTTTCGGAATATCTGGAAGCGCGCGTACACACAGGCGGCAAGCTCTATTACCAGCGCTACGAGCGGGGGCAGGTGATGACGGAAGTGAAGGTCCTGGGCGAAACCAACCGCAGCGGCACGGTGATCAAATTCAAGCCGGACGCCAGCATCTTCGAGACGGTGGAATTCAGTTTCGACTACCTCACCACCCGCCTGCGCGAACTTTCCTACCTCAACCGCGGCGTGCGCATCATCCTGAAGGACGAGCGCACCGACCGGATGCACGACTTCCATTTTGAAGGCGGCATCGAAAGCTTCGTGGAGCATCTGAACCAGAACAAGAAACCCCTGGGCGCCAAACCCATCTACGCCAGGGCTGAACGCGAAGGCCTGGAACTGGAGCTGGCCCTGCAGTACAACGAAGGCTACCAGGAAAACATCTTCAGCTACGCCAACAACATCAACACCACCGAGGGCGGCACGCATCTGAGCGGGTTCAAGAGCGGACTCACCCGCGCGGTGAACACCTACATCAAAAACGCCGACCTGCTCAAGAACGAGAAGGTATCGCCATCCGGCGAAGACATCCGCGAAGGCCTCACCACTGTGATCAGCGTGAAGCTGAGCAATCCGCAGTTCGAGGGCCAGACCAAGACCAAGCTGCAAAACTCTGAGGTGGATGGTTTTGTGAACTCCGTGGTTTACGAAAAGCTGATGACCTATTTCGAGGAACATCCCGCCGAAGCCAAAACCATCACCCTGAAAAGCATCCTGGCCGCGCGTTCGCGCGAAGCGGCCAGAAAAGCCAGGGAACTCACCCGGCGCAAATCCGTGCTGGAAAGCGGCTCCCTGCCCGGCAAACTGGCCGACTGCACGATCACGGACCCCAGCCAGACCGAGCTGTTCCTGGTGGAGGGTGACTCCGCGGGAGGCAGCGCCAAACAGGGCCGGGACCGTTCCTTTCAGGCCATCCTGCCGCTTTGGGGCAAGATGCTGAACACCGAAAAAGCCCGTGTGGACAAGGTTTTGAACAATGACAAGATCCAGCCGATCATCCTGGCCATCGGCGCCGGGATCGGGCAGGACTTTGACGTGAGCAAGATCCGCTACGGCAGCATCGTGATCATGGCCGACGCGGACGTGGACGGAGCGCACATCAGCACCCTGCTGCTCACCTTCTTCTATCGCTACATGAAGCCCCTGATCGAGCACGGACACGTGTACATAGCCAAACCGCCGCTGTTCCTGGTGCGCAAGGGCAAGCAGAAGAGATATGTGTTTTCCGAGGAAGAGCGCGACACCGCCATCAGCGAATTGGGAGACAAAGGCGTTGTGATCCAGCGTTACAAAGGTTTGGGTGAAATGAATCCGGACCAGCTTTGGGAAACCACCATGGACCCGGAAAACCGGATCATGATCTCGGTGAAAATGGACGATGCCATCGAAGCCGACCGGATGTTCACCGTGCTGATGGGCGATGAAGTGGAACCCCGCCGCGAATTCATCCAGGCCAACGCCAAATATGTGCAGAACCTGGATATTTAA